TAAAAAAGCAAAAATTGAATACTCTATAGAAAGTAATCCATTGGGAACTGGTGGTGCACTTATTAAAGCATCTCAACTTATAAATCCCGGAGAGCCGTTTATTTTATTAAATGGAGATACTTTTTTCCCCATTTCTTTAAAAGAATTGGCTGAGTATTCGGCTCGCATCAAGGCGGGTGTGTGCTTGTCCCTATTTTCGTCTAATGATCATGTTCGCTACTTAGGCGTTTCGCTTTCTGACGAAGATATTATTGTTAGCTTTTCGAATGATCATTCTGAGCCTGTTTTACGAAATGAGCAGAAGTGGGTAAATGGTGGAGTATATTTTTTTCAGTATGAATCCTTGAATGGTTTTATAAATAACTCCAATGAGAAGTGCTCATTGGAGAGCGAGCTGTTTCCGAAGATGCTTAAGGCAGGTGTTCCATTTTATGGGAAAAAGTGTTCAGAAACATTCATAGATATAGGTGTTCCATCAGACTATTATATGGCCCATGAGATATTAAATAGGAGGGGGTATGAATGCCAGTGATAGATTAAGAAAGAACATTTTTAGCTCTATAGAGGCCAAGAAGGCTTTGCTCGAGTGCGATAACGCAATTCAGACTTTTAATTCAGCTGTTGAAAAAGTCATTAACTGCTATAAAAAAGGTGGAAGACTATACATTGCAGGAAATGGAGGATCCGCTGCTGATGCGCAGCACCTAGCGGCCGAGTTTGTAAGTAAGCTTGCCAAAGATAGAGCTCCGTTGCCTGCAGAAGCATTAACCGTTGATAGTTCAATATTGACAGCGGTCGGTAATGATTATGGCTATGAGTATGTATTTTCTAGACAGCTGGAAGCTAAAGCCAGTAGTAGAGATGTTTTTCTGGGCATTACAACATCAGGTCAATCACACAATATATTAAAAGCGATAGAGGCATGCAAAAGACTAAATGTTGAGAGCATCGTTTTTTGTGGAAAAGATGGTGGCCTTGTAAAAGGATTGACTGATAACTGCATAGTTGTGCCTGGCAGCATGACAAGTACAATTCAGGAAATACATATCGTACTTGCACACACATTATGTGAGTGCGTTGAGGCAGCATTGTTCGAGTAAACAATTTATTCAAGGGGTTTGCTATGTACAATATTCTAGTCACTGGTGGCGCAGGATACATTGGCTCAATTTTGACTCCAGATCTATTAAATCTGGGCAATAGAGTGACTGTATTAGATAATTTTATGTATAGACAAACCAGCTTGAATCATGTTTGTTATCACCCTAATTTCAAAGCTGTAAAGGGAGATATCAGAAATAAAGAGATCATCTTGCCGCTGCTGAAAGAAGCTGACATTATTATCCCTTTGGCGGCCCTTGTGGGCGCACCACTTTGTAACCAAGATCCTGTTGGATCCTCTTCAATCAATCATGATGCCATTACGATGATGTTGAAGTTACTCTCGCAAGAGCAGAGAGTGCTGATGCCGACAACGAACAGTGCTTATGGAACAGGTGACGAAAATAATTATTGTACTGAAGAGTCGCCATTGCGGCCTATTTCACAATATGCTAAGAAAAAAGTCGAGGTCGAAAAAGAACTGATGGAGAGTGGAAATGCGATTAGCTTTCGACTAGCGACGGTATTTGGAATGTCACCTAGAATGAGAGTTGATTTGCTAGTCAATGATTTTGTTCATCGTGCTGTTTACGATAAGTTCGTTGTTCTATTTGAAGGTTCATTTAAGAGAAATTATATTCATGTTCGCGATGTGTCTCGCGCATTTCAACATGGAATAGAGAACTTCGATAGAATGTGCAATCAAATTTACAATGTTGGTTTGTCTGATGCTAATGTATCCAAAAAAGAGCTGTGTCAGAGGATTCAAGCGCATGTGCCAGATTTCTTATACTTTGATGCGCCAGTTGGAAAGGATCCAGATCAACGAAATTATATTGTTTCAAATGAGAAAATCGAGGCTACAGGATTTCATCCACAAGTATCACTTGATGATGGAATTTCGGAATTAGTCAAAGGATATGCAATGTTTAGAAATTCTATCCATGGGAATATTTAGAGTTAATTGAAGCTATGATCGTATTTAGATTACTCCGGAAATGATTCTAGCGTGTTAGAGGAATGACTTGAGACTGGGTTCATGGCCGGAGTAATATTTTATTTTACAGTACAACTAGTGTTCACCGTCTCGTGTTGATATGTAAATACAGCATCTATTCCGTTTTCATCTATTGCAATATGGATTTTAGGTAAGATTTTATAACCTGAAAAATTTATACGTGGCCCATGATGAAAAAATTCGGCGCTCTTTTTATTGTTCAGGGTATTAATTATGTTTCACCTTTAATCTTGATTCCAGTCTTAACTCATCGATTGGGTGTGGCTGCTTGGGGAAAGATATCCATACTAATTTCCCTGACCGTATTTTCATTAGTTTTTATTGAGTATGCATTCCATCTTTCTGGTGTAAGGGCTGTCGCACAGTGTAAAAACGATGAGGAGGAGCTGAATGGGCTATTCGTCAATGTAGTAGGGGCTAAATTTATTTTGGGGCTCATGTTTTCTACATTATCATGTATTCTATATTTCTATTTCCTCTCTTCCTATATCAATGAAATAGAATTTCTCAGTTGGCTTCTTTCCACGATCGCTCAGTCTCAAACGGGTGCCTGGTATTTTCAGGGGCAGCAGCGCAGTGTCCTTGGTTTTGGAATGGAAGCTGCATCGAGACTCATATCAACAGTATTGGCTATTATCGTTGTCCATGTCCCCTCTGACATATGGAAATATTTCATTTCAATCGCGATAGGTTGGGCACCTGGTATTCTCTTCTCCATGTTTAGAGCGCATTTCTTTAAAAGTCTCTCTTTTTTTTCTATCCGGGACGTATATAAACTGCTCGTTTCTGGATTCAA
The Chromobacterium sp. IIBBL 290-4 DNA segment above includes these coding regions:
- a CDS encoding nucleotidyltransferase family protein, whose translation is MNITTAIILAGGLGTRLRSVVSDRPKPMAQVAAKPFLEHLIDYWISQGIRHIILSVGYMQHIIVDHFGYEYKKAKIEYSIESNPLGTGGALIKASQLINPGEPFILLNGDTFFPISLKELAEYSARIKAGVCLSLFSSNDHVRYLGVSLSDEDIIVSFSNDHSEPVLRNEQKWVNGGVYFFQYESLNGFINNSNEKCSLESELFPKMLKAGVPFYGKKCSETFIDIGVPSDYYMAHEILNRRGYECQ
- a CDS encoding SIS domain-containing protein — protein: MNASDRLRKNIFSSIEAKKALLECDNAIQTFNSAVEKVINCYKKGGRLYIAGNGGSAADAQHLAAEFVSKLAKDRAPLPAEALTVDSSILTAVGNDYGYEYVFSRQLEAKASSRDVFLGITTSGQSHNILKAIEACKRLNVESIVFCGKDGGLVKGLTDNCIVVPGSMTSTIQEIHIVLAHTLCECVEAALFE
- a CDS encoding NAD(P)-dependent oxidoreductase; translated protein: MYNILVTGGAGYIGSILTPDLLNLGNRVTVLDNFMYRQTSLNHVCYHPNFKAVKGDIRNKEIILPLLKEADIIIPLAALVGAPLCNQDPVGSSSINHDAITMMLKLLSQEQRVLMPTTNSAYGTGDENNYCTEESPLRPISQYAKKKVEVEKELMESGNAISFRLATVFGMSPRMRVDLLVNDFVHRAVYDKFVVLFEGSFKRNYIHVRDVSRAFQHGIENFDRMCNQIYNVGLSDANVSKKELCQRIQAHVPDFLYFDAPVGKDPDQRNYIVSNEKIEATGFHPQVSLDDGISELVKGYAMFRNSIHGNI
- a CDS encoding oligosaccharide flippase family protein — translated: MMKKFGALFIVQGINYVSPLILIPVLTHRLGVAAWGKISILISLTVFSLVFIEYAFHLSGVRAVAQCKNDEEELNGLFVNVVGAKFILGLMFSTLSCILYFYFLSSYINEIEFLSWLLSTIAQSQTGAWYFQGQQRSVLGFGMEAASRLISTVLAIIVVHVPSDIWKYFISIAIGWAPGILFSMFRAHFFKSLSFFSIRDVYKLLVSGFNAFLLNAWGAFFVSMPTIVLSKVVSLEVVGYFSLADKIVRAMYGIYVPFHTYLFPKIARLAIENKDAAALYVARGLKVCIVSGILVSLSIFLLADNIIVFCFGVDFFPASSVLKMYSLMPTILVINSILVVQWMVNLSVERIYNKWNVIFGFLKLFLVAWLGVRFGAEGAVIAISSSDAACLLASYFSLKKIGLTPFVCELKNV